gtgggatcttccctgaccagggccccctgccctgggagggaggagtcttaatccctggactgCCGTGTACTTTTAATGAGTCTGGAGGAAGTGACTTAACATCTCagtgtctcagcttcctcatccttTATTTAGTAGACGAGTTGTTTGAGGATTGAGTTAATCCGTGTGAAGGCAACTGGTCCCTAGCACGTCGTTATTTCAGAGCAAGTGTCAGCATGTGTCAGTATAATTTCTCTGTTTTGCCCTGGAATGTCTCGGGGATCACAGGAGGCCAGGCTTAGCTTAGACAGGGGCTGGCTTGGCCCTTAGCAGCTGACAGATCACTGTCTGGACTCTGAGCTGCTCCCCGAAGGCCACCATACCGGTCACCGTACCTATTTGGTGACAGAGGTGATGAACTGGTGGCAGAAGCAAGGGCTGGCACTGAATATCTGCTTCAGCATCTGAACGGATCCTGGCACCAGACAGCAGGAGTCATGCACGAGGGCCCTGGCTAACGCACACGATAGACCACAGGGAACACCAGACCCAGACGAAACCTGCTCCCAGGGGAGGGAGGACGTGTGGCGGCGGTTTGAGAtgtagattgttgttgttgttctgtccctcagtcgtgtccgactctgtgtgaccccacggactgcagcacgcagacctccctgtccttcaccacctcccagagtctgctcaaactcatgtccattgagtcagtgatgccatccaaccatctcatcctctattggccccgtctcttcctgccttcagtctttcccagcatcagggtcttttcgaatggaATAAAAACACCCTAGATATAAAGAGTGGATTTTTACTTAAAttgacacatgggatcttcaagGCAAAATGGAGTTCTTGGGAATACTTGGCTTAACATGTTTCTTGAGCCCCACCATGGCCAGGCTGGGAGTCCCAGGACGCTGAGTCAGGTGAGAACCAGCCCTCAGGAGGGGTTGTTCCAGGAGAGGAGTCAGTTACCCCATCTTCAGGAGAGGACAAAGGCACAGGGTATCAGGTGGTGAGTCCTGTGAGCTGGGAGGTCCGTCTTCCCATCCCCTCCTGTCCCCAAGGACCCTTCTGAATGAACGCATCTTTGTTTGCAGACGATCTCATCCCCCCGTTGGACCTGCTTGAGATGATCGTCAACTGGATCTTGGAGGACCCCAGGTTGATCCTCATCACCTTCCTGAATACTCCAATTGCCGCCAACCTCCCAATAGGATTTTTAGAGCTCACACCGCTCACCGGATTGATCCGCTGGTGCGTGAAAGCCCCCCTGGCtcacaaaaggaagaagaagaccCCCTTAGCCAATGGCCACGTTGCTGCCAAAGTCCCGAAGGCCTTGGGCGGGGCGGACCGGGACCCGCATCTGTTGTACTCCAAGCTGCACCTGAGCGTGCTCCAGGTGCTCCTGATGCTGCAGGTGCATCTGACCGAGAAGAACCTCTACGGCCGCCTGGGGCTCGTCCTCTTTGACCACATGGTCCCGCTGGTGGAGGAGGTGAACAGATTGGCGGACGAACTGAACCCCCTCAACGCCTCCCAGGAGATCGAGCTCTCCCTGGACAGGCTTGCACAGGCTCTGCAGGTGGCCATGGCCTCCGGGGCCCTGCTGTGCACGAGAGGTGGGTGATGGCCCGGCCGAGCCCCCCGGGGAAGGAAATAGGggctccccccaaaaaaaaacaaacgaaaaaaagaattaaaaaagaaactcgGGGCTCCTGGACAAGGACTTCTCTCCTCTGGTTTTAAGACATCTTGCCTCTtggtgacagaggaggaggacAGAAGTCCCAGGGCGCCTCCGGGTAGAATCCCTCACCAAGACATCTGGGTGTCTCCTGGCTGTTTTGCCCAGACCTGGGGCTCCTCCAGAGCGAGGATAATACCAGCTTCATGTCAAAGGactcttttcttttctgcagTTCTTTTCTGTTGTGGCATACTTTACATACGGTGAAATGCACGATGAAGTGCAAGAAACTTTCCCATCACCTGTTCAGAGGGTTCCTCACTTCTGCGTTTCAGTGCTGGAACTCTGCCGGGAGCATGACCTGGTGTTGATGACACGCCCACCTTTGCTCTTTGACCGCTGGCGCTCAGCCCTTGACGGCAGCCCTGCGGGGATCCCAGTGACCTGTGTCCCTCGTATCTCCCTCTTAGCCTTGATCCTCTGTCTCTGGGCCCTTTCCCAGCCGTCTGACGGGCTCTCAGCAGAGCCACCCCCTTTCCTAAGTGATGTCTTCTCTTGGGGACCTGGCGTGTTAAAGAACATACAGAAGAAAAACGAGAACCCGGTTTCTGAGCAGTGATAGATGAGAACAAGGCACTGACTATCCTGCCAGCAGCCTTGAACATCCATGAGCTCTCCCCTTGTCGTCTCCCGGCTGTTCCTTACTTCTCTGTCCCTTTGATTTCAGATGACCTGAGAACCCTGTGCTCCAGGCTGCCTCATAATAAGTAAGTGCCCTCCCCAGCCTTCTGGCTGGGCCGGTGCgggggtggaggcaggggtggggggcggtgtgcAGGGCAGGGCGGGCCGCTTGTCCTGGCTTCCTTGGGGAGAGCTGATCTGCAGGGTCTAGGGCTTCTGTGTGTgaggcacccccccccccccaggaccTGACAGTCAGCAGGGATAGGGGGTGGATATGATCTCGTAACCCACAGGAGAGGAAGCCCCAGCAGAGAGTCCATTGGAAGGGTGAGAAAAGTGGCCCTGTTGCTGGGCGTCAGTGAAGAAGCTGGAGTGAGCTGGAGTGTCCTTCGtcattgttatttagttgctcagtcgtgtccgactctgcgaccccatggactgtggtctgccaggctcctctgtccatcgaattctccgggcaagaacactggagtgggcagccattcccttctccaggggatcttcccggcccagtgctggaacctgcatctcctgctagtctcctgccttgccagcagatgctttaccgtttgagccaccgggaagcccgtGGGTGTCCTTCACCGCTCACGAGGTCCTCGTGGGTGTGTGTCGTGCTGTTGTATCACCATTGGTGACATCATGGTGGCACAGCCCTTAGGGAGGCAGGACAGAGACGCGGCCCTGGGGCACAGCATGTGGGTCAGGCCAGCGCCTCGACGTTGGGCGGCACAGACCCAGTTCTGAGTGCAGCTCTGTCTGTGGTTTGCAGTGACGCCGGGCTGCCTTGTCACCTCAGTTCCCTCCTCCACGCCTCCCCCCCCACCGGTTGTAAAGTGGAGGCAGTGGTTTATGTGCCTCCAGGGTCATAGTGAGGTTTAAAGGAGGGGGCGCTGCAGAGTTCCTCATCCACGGCGCACGGCAGTCTCCCCCTCAGTGGTGGTTCTTGTCCTGATTTGGGGGGACGCTGTGGTAAAGTGGCGAGGAGCAGGAACTGTGTGGCCACACAGCTGCTGGTGAGAATCCCAGCCTTGCCACTTCCCATCTGTATGACCTCAGGCACGTTCTCGCTGCCCCCGTTTTCTCTGTAAAATCAAGAAAACCATGGCACCTGCCTCAGGCCCCTCTGCCTCCCGTGCCCTGCTCCCCGTCATGGGATTTTTGTGATGATTAATTGAGTAAAAACACAGGAAGCAGAAAGCACCTGAGAAGTGTTGGCTGCCGTCCCGCCTCCTGTCACCTGTGTGCCTCAGGGGTTCTGTCAGTCAGGTTAATTTCACCGAATCTAAGAAGCAGAGAACTCTGCACAAAGCTGTTTGATGCAAAGGCAGTATTACTAGTAGCAAAAAAGCTGGAAGCAACCTAGCCCTCTCTTCCGTAGGGACACTCAGTAAATTGGTAATGTTATATCAGAAGCGTGgaacactgttcagttcagtccagtcgtgtcccaactccttgcgaccccacggactgcagcacccgcttccctgtccatcaccaactcgtggagcttGCTCGAACTAATGCCCAtcaaggcagtgatgccatccagtcatctcatcctctgtcgtccccttctcctgccttcaatctttcccagcatcagaatctctTCCAACGAAGTATTGCGCGTCTTTGCTGAAAACAGTGATGAATGTGTATAGTTGAATGCAGCGTGCAGGTGGGCGGGTTTACAGGAACGAGAACGGCCAAGTTAAGTTAGTTGGGTGATTAATATTCTTCTTTCTGAGGGTTTTTAAATGTGGAGGAATGTTCCTTCCCCTTGGTTTTTAACACGGATGGTGGGGCTCCAGGGCCATTGTTGGCAGGCAGTGAGGACATAGGTGAGCGCGCCCCTCCGCACAGTGCGTGCCCAGCCACCCAGGGCCCGACCCACAGCCCCGCCGGGGCCCAGGAGGGCAGGCAGGTGTGACCAGCTGAGTGCAGGCTGAACTTGAGGCCAAAAGATGGGCCAGGGGCTATTCCCCGGGCTGCTGGCGAGAGGGGCCGGGGGGTTCCGGGAGGGCGTCTGGTGGGTGAAACACAGAGGATGGAATGCAGTGGTTCCTGGGGGAATGAAGTGGTCCCACTGGAGATACTTCAGCAGCAGAGCAGGGCCGCATGAAGGGTTGGCACGGCCCCgggggacagggaagctggggggCGTGGACGGGGCCTAGCAGGTGGGATTCCCTGGCTCTGTGAGACAGTGGAGACCCTGGGGTGAGGCTGGGAGAGCAGAAGTCAGGGGAGCGGGACTGGGGAGGAAGCCTGTGTCCTGACGGAAGGGATTGGTTTTTAGGCTGAGTCCCTGCGGCCAAGCTAGAGGTGGTGAGGAGGTTAAGACGCCCTCCTGATTgtgctgggaggggagggtgggtcAGACAGGacaagaggaaagagaggaaactCTCCCAGGGGGTTCAAAAGGGGCCAGCAGTGGAGGTGACATTGAATTCTGGAGggaggaggacttcctggaggcgGAGGCTGTGGACGTCCTGAACCGCAGAGAGGAGGGTGCAGACCCGGGAGGAAAGGAGTTGGAGAGGGGAGGACTAAGGCTcccgggggtgggagtgggaaggaAGGGGGCCCTGAAAGTGGTCGAGGACTGGGTCCAGGCCCAGGCCACCTCTGAGGACTGGGTGTCAGGGTCACGTCCAAGGCCAGCTGTGTTGTGGCTGTGCTTGGCGTGCAGTTGGGACCCAGTTGTTCGGAATGCCTTGGAGAAGTGTGGCCCTCCGTCCTTTTTGCTGTGGCTCCTCCGTCTCGATGACCGCCCCGGGTATGGACAGCTGAGGCCGAAACAGACACTGATCCGTGGTCGTCCCCGAACCACAGACTCCGAGGCTGTGTCCGGAGCTCGTGTGGACCTCAGGGCCCCTGCTCCCCAGCTCTGTGAGCAGGACCCTGGCGTTTCTCACCGTAACCTCTCCCTCTCTGGGCACCCCCAGTCCACATCCCACCACCTCCAGGTCACCCCCTCCATCCTCCTGGGCACACAGCCTTCCTCACCCAGAGGCCTGGTGCCGTCGGCCGCCCGCCTCCGCCCCGCAGTGGCCCTCGGCCGGCGGGCCGCACTGCCGCAGTCGGCGCGCCCTAACCCCTCTCCTTGTCTCCACAGCCTGCTCCAGCTGGTGATCTCGGGCCCCGTGCAGCAGTCGCCCCACACGGCGCTCCCCCCCGGGTTCTACCCCCACATCCACACGCCCCCGCTGGGCTACGGGGCCGTGCCAGCCCACCCGGCTGCCCACCCCGCCCTGCCGACGCACCCCGGGCACACCTTCATCTCAGGCATGACCTTCCCGTTCAGGCCCATCCACTAGCCCGGCTCCGTGAACCACCGAGTTGGCACCACGCCTTCCGCGCCTGGTGTGGAGGAAGCCTTCCTGGGAGAGGGCGGTGAGCAGAGAGGAGGCCGTGGGGGCGGCCAGGCGGCCCCTCCTCACCACAGGACCCGGTCGGTGCCAAAGTTTGGTGACATTGGCATCTAGGTGCCTCCTCCCTGTCAACATCCGTAAAAGTCCAGACGCGACCAACGAAAGGAAAATCGTCCAGCCCTCTGCGGAGCCACGCGGGCACCTTTAGAAGCTGCCGGGACCGTGAGCCTGTGGTCCGGCGTGTCGTTGcagacaccccctcccccccgaACCTGTGCCCAGGGGCGTGGATGGGGGACCAGCGTCGCCGAGTCCGCctgcctggcttccctgcccGGGGATGGGCTGCGTCCCACCGAGACACAGGCCGCGCCCGCAGCTCAGGGAACGCAAGGCTGCGCCTCTGGCATCGCGGGCTTGCACCCAGCACTGTACAGGTCAGGGAACCCTGCGAGCGTGGCCCCCCGCACCGAGGAAAGGAACTGCTCTGTTTTAATGGGTTCCCTAAAGTTTCTTTTCGTATgctcaaataaattttttctaaacCGTTTCATAGACCATTATGGAATGTGTTTTAAAACTTACTAGCCGGGCCCTTCGGAAGTGTCCTTCCCAGTCTGCTGAGACCCTGCTCAGAAGACCGGATACGATTCTAGCCGCTCCTGTTGCCAGAAGCACCGCAGATGCTCCCCACCCTGTGCAGAGCGCCAGGGTCTGTCTGCTTCAGTCACAAGTCCTTTCTGCTCTCAGGGACAAAGCGCAGGCCTCACTTACTGGTTTGGGGAGGAGGGATAGAGACTCAGTAACCCCATTGCTGGGCTCCCCTAGGCCGAAGGTGAGGCGTGAGAGGCGGTTACAGCGAACTGCAAGCACTGAGGGCTAAGATCAGCTCGTAGGGATGACGTTTAACCTTGTGATGGTTTACCCTGCTACTTCTGGCTGCAGACCAGACCCTGGaagggcagggtgtgtgtgtgtgtgtgtgtgtgtgaccagggtgtgtgtgtgtgtgagaccagggtgtgtgtgtgaccagggtatgtgtgtgtgaccagggtgtgtgtgtgtgtgtgtgtgaccagggtgtgtgtgtgtgtgagaccagggtgtgtgtgtgaccagggtgtgtgtgtgtgtgagaccagggtgtgtgtgtgtgtgtgtgtgtgtgtgtgtgtgtgtgtgagatcagggtgtgtgtgtgtgtgtgtgtgtgtgaccagggtgtgtgtgtgtgtgtgtgagtgaccagggtgtgtgtgtgtgtgtgtgtgtgtgagtgaccagggtgtgtgtgtgtgtgtgtgtgtgtgacgtcTGGAGTTTGAGGCGTCCCTCGGTATCACAGTTGCACTGTAGGGGCCGTCCTTGGTTGTGAGTCCATGACGTGGGTGACCATGACCACGAGTGCTGTCTCAGGGACGTGAGCTCCAGGCCCTCGTGGGCCCCAGAAGTGCTCAGTCAGGCTCCCACCGCCCCAGCCACGTGTAGGAGCCAGTCTGCAAGCAAAGCCGAGCAGGACTCtgcttttaaat
The sequence above is drawn from the Cervus canadensis isolate Bull #8, Minnesota chromosome 32, ASM1932006v1, whole genome shotgun sequence genome and encodes:
- the C32H7orf26 gene encoding uncharacterized protein C7orf26 homolog isoform X2, encoding MSDIRHSLLRRDALSAAKEVLYHLDIYFSSQLQSAPLPIVDKGPVELLEEFVFQRLNSLQELQLLEIMCNYFQEQTKDSVRQIIFSSLFSPQGNKADDSRMSLLGKLVSMAVAVCRIPVLECAASWLQRTPVVYCVRLARALVDDYCCLVPGSVQTLKQIFSTSPRFCCQFITSVTALYDLSSDDLIPPLDLLEMIVNWILEDPRLILITFLNTPIAANLPIGFLELTPLTGLIRWCVKAPLAHKRKKKTPLANGHVAAKVPKALGGADRDPHLLYSKLHLSVLQVLLMLQVHLTEKNLYGRLGLVLFDHMVPLVEEVNRLADELNPLNASQEIELSLDRLAQALQVAMASGALLCTRDDLRTLCSRLPHNNLLQLVISGPVQQSPHTALPPGFYPHIHTPPLGYGAVPAHPAAHPALPTHPGHTFISGMTFPFRPIH
- the C32H7orf26 gene encoding uncharacterized protein C7orf26 homolog isoform X1, whose protein sequence is MSDIRHSLLRRDALSAAKEVLYHLDIYFSSQLQSAPLPIVDKGPVELLEEFVFQVPKDRGAQPKRLNSLQELQLLEIMCNYFQEQTKDSVRQIIFSSLFSPQGNKADDSRMSLLGKLVSMAVAVCRIPVLECAASWLQRTPVVYCVRLARALVDDYCCLVPGSVQTLKQIFSTSPRFCCQFITSVTALYDLSSDDLIPPLDLLEMIVNWILEDPRLILITFLNTPIAANLPIGFLELTPLTGLIRWCVKAPLAHKRKKKTPLANGHVAAKVPKALGGADRDPHLLYSKLHLSVLQVLLMLQVHLTEKNLYGRLGLVLFDHMVPLVEEVNRLADELNPLNASQEIELSLDRLAQALQVAMASGALLCTRDDLRTLCSRLPHNNLLQLVISGPVQQSPHTALPPGFYPHIHTPPLGYGAVPAHPAAHPALPTHPGHTFISGMTFPFRPIH